One Aegilops tauschii subsp. strangulata cultivar AL8/78 chromosome 2, Aet v6.0, whole genome shotgun sequence genomic window, agttcatttgtagtgcttttgaatttcagggtcatttagctcaaaacaaatcagtaaatgcatgaaaaataccaaatgaaggcacaaagggttgaaaattgaagacgtggctttgaatggtgcataatgaacacataaaaagtctggagttgtaataagtttaaaaaaatgaagtgcctttgtaacagatgaattttcgtccgaaaccctgatacttcgaaagagagtgtccagtttctacacgaagtgcatccagtttttgccgtaaccctctctagttttttgcacgtgctatgtgggtgaaatgatgataccatgccaagtttcaaccttttcagagttcatttgtagtgcttttcaatttcaaggtcatttagctcaaaataaatcagtaaatgcatgaaaaatagcaaatgaaggcacaaagggttgaaagttgacgacgtggctttgaatgatgcataataAACGCACAAAAAgcctggagttgtaataagttaaaaaaaatgaagtgcctttgtaacagatgagttttcgtccgaaaccctgatacttcgaaagagattgtccagtttgtacacgaagtgcatccagtttttgccgtaaccctctctacttttttgcacgtgctatgtgggtgaaatgatgataccatgccaagtttgaaccttttcagagttcatttgtagtgtttttcaatttcagggtcatttagctcaaaacaaatcagtaaatgcatgaaaaatagcaaatgaaggcacaaagggttgaaagttgacgacgtggctttgaatggtgcataatgaacgcacaaaaagtctggagttgtagtaagtttaaaaaaatgaagtgccttcgtaacagatgagttttcgtccgaaaccctgatactccgaaagagattgtccagttcgtacacgaagtgcatccagtttttgccgtaaccctctctattTTTTTATACGTGCTAtgtaggtgaaatgatgataccatgccaagtttcaacctttttagggttcatttgtagtgcttttcaatttcagggtcatttagttcaaaacaaatcagtaaatgcatgaaaaacagcaaatgaaggcacaaagggttgaaagttgacgacgtggctttgaaaggtgcataatgaacgcataaaaagtttggagttgtaataagttttaaaaaatgaagtgcttttgtaacagatgagttttcgtccgaaaccctgatacttcgaaagagagtgtccagtttctacacgaagtgcatccagtttttgccgtaaccctctctagtttttttgcacatgctatgtgggtgaaatgatgataccatgccaaatttcaacctttccagagttcatttgtagtgcttttcaatttcagggtcatttagctcaaaacaaatcagtaaatgcatgaaaaatagcaaatgatgtgagaaagggttgaaagttgatgacgtggctttgaatggtgcatactgaacgcaaatgaagtgccggtgtaacagatgagttttcgtccgtgtaaacatgtaaaaatatacatcaaaaatacattgatcatcaatcatctttttgtgtagaatctgaATTGTCAATAGGAATCTTCCCCGGTTTATTGCATCCACAGATCCTACACAttgagttcaatgaagaccaagtggttgtgatagtatgagaagtaacatatttaaggtggtaaaaccCTGTTagcggagcgaggtgggactaaaaaaccgTTGCACGGTGAATCAACTAAGaaactttagtaccggttggtggcatgaaccggtactaaaggggttgGTGGGGCCCCAGCCCGCCAACAGCCTGCCAcagcctctttagtaccggttcgtggcatgaaccggtactaaacgttcaccatgaaccggtactaatgagtgccgcccgcctagccgtttgaaccggcactaatggtcacattagtgccggttcaactACAAAGCGGGACTAATATATTCACGTTAGGCCATTTTTCTATTAGTGTATGTTTGAATGCAAAAGCAATGCAAAAATGAGCTATTTGCTGAAATAGGACGGCCAGCCGGCCACGCCGTCACATGTGGGTCGACGCGTTGGGCGCACTACCGACGCAAATCTAAAATAGTGCGGACGCCGCgcgggcggccgacccaaacggacaaaatcGTCGTCCGTTTAggtcggcccgttggagttgctcttacagTTGAATATAAGTTGGTATGCTACAAAGATCACAGTCTCATCTTCTCTTCGTAATATCGTACCTGCAGCCGCCATCACTAGGTGAAAAACGAGCCATGGATGAAAAGGATGAGATCTATGATTAAAGTTCACCGACACATGCCTAGCCTCATGTGGCCCAGGCACGCCCCCATATTATGCGGGCCGCCCCGGCAGCAGCCACGTTGGTCCGCGTAGAATTTATCAGGTCATGCCGGCACGTTGGTCCGCGAGAGGCATGGCCGCGGGCCACGATGCCGGCACAGCCCGATTATATGTGTGCCGGGCCTCGGGCCAGCCGGGCACGCGGGCTATGGGGCTGGCACGCCTTGACCAGCCCATTTGGCCACCTTTGGCCCTTCTTCCTCGTCTTCCCCAAGCGAATTGCTAACCTAGCCCAGCCCTCTTTCGTTCGCACACCCCCGCCGCCAACCTCCAGCTCCGGCTCGCGAGACACCGCCACCACCCTCCCGCTAACCAGCCACAGCCTCCCCAACGCCCCTGAGCGCGCTGCCACCCTGCGTCCCCTGACCATCGCGCCATCGTTCTCCGACCTCCTGCCAGTCACCGCCGTCGAAACCAACCACGTCGCCTCCCTGACCAAgaccacgacgccgccgcccctcaGCACGCGGAACGAGACACTCGTCGGTTGAATTTGCGCCGCCCCAGTGCAGTCCAGCCCCAATACTGCATCGATCTATCTATTGTGCTCCCGTCCGCACCGGCAGTGGCGACGATGAAGATGTCAGTACTCATTTGCTGTTTAAAATTTCAGTGCCATGGCAATCTCGTAGCTGTAAACTGCTCTCTCTGTTGTGCAATCCCTTGCAAAACTAAGTTTAGTACATAATGGTCCGTGAGCGATGATCCTATCGCAGAGGAATTAGTTGGTTTGATTGGGAATTTATGCAGATAAATTGCTGGGACTGACATATTGTCCTATCCTAGTTCTGTTTCGCGTTAGTGTTTAGTCCCAGTTCTCGATCTTCATAGCTAGATGCTGAATAATTTAAAATCTGAATCTTCATTATCTATCAGCTGTCTTTGTAATCTGGAGTTCTGAATATCCAAAGCTCTTTATTGTTCTGTAGTGAGAAAGCAAATGCAGGACATCTCACCAACTTCGAAGTTCTCGACTTCTTACGGAAAAGAGGTGCAAAAACTGATCCGATGGGATGTTTGGGGGCCGTTGCTGCATCAGAGTGTAAGGTATATGTTGTTTCTCTGGTGCTTGACCCAATGTGTATGCTCAATAACCTTGTTTGATACGTGTCCCTTTTTTATGCTTAAACTGGTCCCATGTTTATTGTTGTGACAAACAGGTATACGAGTACCTCCTGAAAACTCCTGCTTGCAATCAGACAAGGGAATCAGTTACTGAATTTGCAAGCACATGTGAGGGTTTCAAGCTTACTGATGCTGACAAGCAAAACATTATCAATTGGAGGCCAACCTCAGCAGCTGATGTTTATGCGGTATTGCCATGTTTATTTTGCTGATCTTAAGATTCCCGTTAGTATGCTATCTACGTTAGCTGATAGGGGCACAAACCAAGATATGTAGATATAATATACTGATACTTTGGACCATTTGTGACATCTTGAATAGAAGTGTCTTTTGTTATGATATTTAGTTTTCTTATCCCTCATCGTGATGAGAGATTAAACTCAAGACTCAACATTGGCCAGCTTTGACTGATTTCTGAAATAGTGGTGCAAATATATTTTGGTAGCAATGATGCATTTTTCAGAAATGTGTGGTTACATATCTACCTGATTTATCGCTAAGAAATCTAAGTTATCTCAACGTTGGATGTTTATTATTATATATGGATTCTGGCATCTGTAGGTCATCTGTTTATCTTTAATCGTTGAATTAAACTAGTATAGAATATAGATGAGCTCTGTTCTTTGGGCTTGGGTGTGTTCCTGTACTTTCGCATGTATAGATGTGCATGCAAAATCTTATTGGCAAATGTTTTGGGTACCAAACTACTGTAAGACCTTAAGCCACTCGTTGATCCCTGTTATAAAACATTACGCTATCACAGAATGAAATTGGTTTTCTTGTCCAGAGATTTTGAGAGAATCGTTGGGTGTTGTAGTCCGTCATCTGTTCACAAACAAGTACCACAGCTGTTTTGTTGGCTCACCTCCCACCTTCTCGAGGTTTTAGGTTAAGACCTCATTCATCTAATTTGGTCCATTGTCCATTGCAGATGGTGGAGGAGTGTGGGAAAAGATTTTGCAAGGACGAGCGAGGAGTGCCGCAGGATGAAGAGGACCGTGCCAAGGAACTTGTGGCTCTTGTAAACGAGATTTTTCCAGCACCACCTGCAAAGCCAAAGGATGAGGTGGATATGAAGCCAGAGGATGAAGTGGATGCGAAGCCAGAGGATGAAGTGGATATGGATATGAAGGACAGCTGAAAGGGTTTGGTTCTGCTATATATATAAAGGGTTTGTTTCTTGACGAGGGATAGACTTTCGCATCGACCTGTAGCTTATCTATGCATCTGCATACATGTTCTGGGTAACTGCTTGTGGTGGCAGAAGGCCAATATTGTTTGAGACATCAATGTCAGAAACAACAAATTGACCTATGAGCTTCAATCGCAGTTTTGAGGTTCTCTTCGTCCTTGCTGGAAACGAAAATGAAGTCGAGGACTCGACATTTCCTTTACATGTAAACTCGAATTTCCAGATTTATCGCAACACATATATCTGGCTGGGTGCTCCAACAAGCTGCCCAAACGGCAAAGCTTGGAAGCAGGAGTAGCAGGCACCTGTAACTGATTGTTTTAAACCGGGGGTCCTCCAACTCCAACTCCAGCCTAAGGCCTAAGATCATCTGCAGCCGGACCTGACTAATCCGACCACTCAAACACTCGCGGACCTGCCGGCCGGGTTTGCGTACTGACTAGTCACGCCTCAAATAGCACGTTCCAAATTTGGGATATCTCAAATTCATATTATTACATGCAACGTAAACCGATTTTTAAGCGGAGCTTGTCTGGCTCTGTCGTGATCATGTCCGGCCGCCAGCTACGCTCTCATAGCTCACGGGACACGAGCCAGCTCACGGGACTCAAGGCGCCATCGTCTCCCATGCCCTACTATTTCTCGTCGGAGCCGGAACCCTGACGGTGCCGGTGGACGTCAGATTGATGATGGATCCGTCGTGGGACGAGCCAGCGACACGGGGCGCCGGAGAATGCGACTCCGCCTCACCGACGTCCACCGCCACGAGGCCTGTCGCCCCCTCCCGTGCCCGCTGCCTCGCATGGAGGACAAGTTGCGCCATGTTTGCATCAGATAACGCCCACGATGAGTCTTGCTGCATCGCGCGTCAACGTTTTGTGCGACCGCCACCGCGTTCGGATGCCAGACGAACCACACAGCTTCCGATGAGGCAACAACGGTACACCTAGCGCCGGATCCATGCGCCATTTGGGCGTATGCAATGGATTCCCGACGGAAGGAGTCCGCGCGCTGCCTCGCACGGGCCTCCTCTCGGGAGCGACGGAGCGCAAGCCGGACGGCCATCTTCTCCTCGGGGCCGCGTGGGATGAGCTCGGGGTCGATAGGTCTGGAGGTGAAGGATATGGATCCGCTGTCCGCCACGCCGCAGATTGCTGGATGGGAGCTTGGGTGGCGGAGGGGTGTGGAGTGAAGTGGGTAGGGTTTGGTCCGGCGAGCGGATGGAGAGGAATAATCGTCGGCCGGTCCGACATGATGGACGCGCCCGGACGCTTCCACATCCACGTCACGTTTGGACTGAATATGAGAGATGCCGGTCAGCCCAGGCGTTTTGAGGCGCCCGCCTGAATCAAATTTTCGCGACCGGGCCGTCCGCCCGGACGTTTGAGACGGGTTTGACGTGTTCGGCTGTAGGTGCTCTGAACCAACTCATCCATTGTGGACGAACACGATGTACAACATCGTCAATCCCGTATCGCGGTAGGATATGACGACCGTTTTCGCCTGAAACTTTCCCAACACGAAGCAGCAGCATCCCTAGTTCCCTACCTACCCTCGGGCCCCAGATCATCAGAAGctaaggccttgtacaatgcaaaGTGCTTAAGGGTGGTGCTTAGAGAAATAAATCACGCTTTCCTTAAGCACCGATGCTTATTTGTACAGGATAAACGCTTAACTAAGCGTCTCTCATGTAAAAATAGGCGCCGGTGCTTAAAAAAACTCGATTTATTTTTTTAAACACCTCCCTAAACATCTTTCATTATACAAGGCCTTAAGCCATAAGCTTGGCCCTGATGGGATGGGGTGGGCGCACAAACAAAAGCCGGCCGATCGTCGAGCAACGGGCCTCACCATATATTCTCTGTCCCCCCTATCTTCTTCAAGACTTGTACTCGAGCAATCGGAGGCTGGGCGCCACCACTATCAACAGAAACAACAGTAGCGGAATCGCGGAACAAAAGAGAGCAGCAGCACGGACCCGTACGCTTCCTTGTTTCGACGTCCAGGACCAGGAGGGAAAGTTGGTTTTGATccgcgtgcgtgcgtgcgtttaaccgatgagcacgcgcgtggctggttagagcatggttaatagtatagccagctgctggctataagctagtgccatgtcatctacagcccatcttatagccaacatgtataatagTACATCAAAAAAGTGTattacttttttattatgtgacCCACCTTTCATTTTCataaagtgcctaggagcacgtgctagagctggctcttcacgaagagcccgcttaccttctctcttctcttctctttcctctaactaaacagaaatatactagtttatttcttataatCCGCTGACTCAGTTCTATTATACTTGCTCTTATTGCGTCTTGGCGATCGGCCATGCCGGGCGGCCGGAAGTGGCTGctttttttcctttctttccCGAAGAGGAGCTGTGGAGACAAAGCATAAGGTTTGACCGCTATAGCCTAGAGCATGTTCCtgcatttttttttcaaaacggaGGCAAAATAATTCCCTTATCGATTAATTAAGAAGAAGAGAATTGCCCAGTTAATTTACTGTTCCCGCTGTTGAGTATATGTGTTGTGCATATCTGTGTATTGGGTCCATCTCTTAGTTCTTTGTATAGTTGAGGTCGTGGTCCACCTCttgtacatcatatatacgtgTCTTTGCACATGAGCAATACATCGTGCAATTTCCACAACATACATGGTATCAGCTTTTTAGGTTACGACCTCGCTTCCGccttgccgccgccgccatcctagccgccgccgcccgcgcccctgTCGTGCCCGCTGCCTAAACCTAGCCGCGTCGCCGTTGTAGCTTTCCTAGCTCCCGTCGCCGCTCTTGCCTACTCGCCCGCGCGCCGTACGtactgctgctgcctccatctACCTGATCCCATCTAGCTAGCTTGTGCGTATCCAGCTCGTCTGCTTCGCTGCTGCTCATCTTGCTGCTCCGTGCCCCCGCCAAACCCTAGCCTCCACGGGCCGCCACACCACTCTTTTCCATCCATCGCCATGTCGTCCATCACCTCGTCCGGCTTCACCATCAACTCCAACTCGTTTGCCGACGCCAACCCTCCCGACGTGAACGACATCCGCAACCTCAACATCTTCGAGCGGGTGCCGGTTCGTCCCTCCCAGACTTTCTCCTCCTACTATACGTGGAAGACGTATTTTTTCCTCATATTTTGGGAGTATCATCTCATCGACCACGTGGACGGCACCTCGACTCCAGCCTCGTCCCCAAGTTTCATGACTAGTCCACCATCGACACCACGATCATCCGCTGGTTCTTCGTCACCATCTCGCCGGACCTCTTCCAAACGGTCGTGCAGGACGGTGATGACGCCCGCGCCGTGTGGACCAAGCTGGACGGGCTCTTCACCGACAACCAGCTCCAGTGTCGTGTTTTTTTGCCGCAAGAGTTTTTTGGGTGTCACCAGGACAACACCTCCGTCGACGACTATTGTCATTGCCTGAAGACTCTCGCTCACGAGCTCCGCAATATTGGCGCGAAGATCGATGATGATCTCCTCCTCAGCACGCTCACCGCCGGGCTCAACGAGGACTTCGGCAACGCCGCGGCGAACCTCAGCCTCATCCCCAACCCGTCCTTCGCCAAGTTCGTTGCGTACCTTCGCTTGGAGGAGCGGCAGATGAAGCAGGTGAAGGCGCGGGCCATCCACACCGCTCTCGCCACCGGCACCACCCGCGGCGGGTCCTCGGCGCCTCCCGCCGTAGCGCCACCCGGTGCCCCAGCAGCCGGGGTTGCTCCCGCTGCCTTATGGCCCGCCCGCCCCTCCCGCCGAACGGCGCCGTGGGGGCCGGCACGGTGGGGGCTGCCACGGCggtcagcagcagcagccgcaGGGCACCGGCCCGCCCCGTCAGCAGCAGCAGTAGTTCCAGGTGCCCCCACCGGCTACAACTCGTGGACCGGTGTTGTTCATGCCTACACCATGCCGGTTCCACGGGCCCCTGCACCGACCCTTCCCGTGCCGCGCCCGCCGGCGCACCAGGCGTACTACGCGGCTCCGTAGCCGTACGAAGGATACCCACCGCCGCAGCTGAGCGGCGGCTACGGTGTCCCtgcggccccgccgccgccctcgccggcccTGCCGCCGGCGCCTTGGGATCCGGCGCTCCTCGCCGCACTGCACACCGCGCCTACGCCGAAAAACTACACTGGAGGCGGtgattggtacatggacaccggGGCTACGGCTCACATGGTTTCTCATCCTGGTAATCTTGCCTCCTTCACTCTCGTCACCACCGACCGCCGTATCATTGTCGGCGATGGTTCCACACTCCCTATCACACATGTCGGGCACACTTCTTTTCCTTCCAATTCCATGCCTTTAACTTTGTCTAACATACTTGTGTCACCTCATCTTATTAAGAACCTTGTTTCCGTTCGTTGTTTAACTCGTGAAAATCCTGTCACTGTTGAATTTGATGAGCTTGGTTTTTGAGTCAAGGACGCTCGAACCAGGATGGTACTTCACCGATGTGACAGCCCCGACGAGATCTATCCGGTGCATCCGTCATCCACCTCTACCACCGCACCGGTTGCTCTCTCCGCTGGCGTCGATCTCTGGCACGCTCGTTTGGGTCATCCCAACCCTGTCACACTTCGTCATATTcttaggagtttcagtttcagttgtaaTAAGATAGAGGATCACACCTGTCATGCCTGTTGTGTCGGGAAACATGTTCGCCTCCCGTTTAATAACTCCACCACCATAGCTTCTTTTCCTTTTCAGTTGATTCATAGCGATGTGTGGACCTCTCCTGTTCCTAGTAATTCGGGCTATTTATATTATCTGGTTATCCTTGATGATTATTCTCACTATGTGTGAACTTTTCCTTTGCGACGAAAGTCGGATGCACTATCCACTTTGACGGCTTTTTACTCCTATGTCAGCACGCAGTTTGGGCGTCCCATTCTTTCTCTTCAGACTGACAATGGAGAAGAGTTCAACAACCTTGCTTTCCGCACTTCTCTGTCGCACCACGGCATAGTTTTTCGTCTCACATGCCCGTATACTTCACAGCAGAACGGTCGAGCCGAACGCGTCCTTCGCAATCTGAACGACTGCGTTCGCACGCTCCTGTTCCATGCTAACGTGCCGCCTCGTTTCTGGCCGGACGCACTTGCTACTGCTTCACTTGTCCTTAACCTTTGACCCTGCCGCCTACGGTGGAACTATGCACCTCACCATCTTCTCTTTGGTACGCCCCGTCCTATGATGGCTTGCGTATTTTCGGGTGCCTTTGCTATCCTAGCACCGCCGACACCGCTCCACACAAACTTGCACCCCGTTCTGTCGCTTGCATCTTCATCGGCTACCCCTCTAACTCCAAGGGCTACCGGTGCTACGATCCAGTCTCCCACTGTGTGTTCACTTCCCGGCACGTTTAGTTTGATGAGCACGTGTTTCCGTTTCAGCAGGTACCCCCGGCTATCCCTCCCGCCACTGATGACGCGGGCTCCTCGACGCCTGATtgctactacgcaactttatacttgtagactcgtgttgggcctccaagcgcagagttttgtaggacaataataattttccctcaagtgaatgacctaaggtttatcaatctgtgggaggtgtaggatgaagatagtctctctcaaacgaccctgcaacaaaatacaagaaatctcttgtgtccccaacacacccaatacaatagcaaattgtataggtgcactagttcgacgaagagatggtgataaaagtgtaatattgatggtagaaatatatttttataatctgaataaataaaaacagcaaggtaacaaatagTAAACGAGCAGAAAatagtattgcaatgcttgaaaatgaggcctagggtccgtactttcactagtgcaatctctcaacaatgctaatataattggatcatataaccacccctcaaagtgcaacgaagaatcactccaaagttcctatatagcggagaacataagatggaATTGTttttagggtacgaaaccacctcaaaactattctttccgatcaatctatcctagagttcgtactaaaataacacgaagctttctttctgattgatctaaccaagagttcgtactaaaataacaccaaagcaaattcagattcataatattcaatccaacacaaagaacttcaaagagtgccccaagatttctaccggagaaacaaagacaagaacgtgcatcaacccctatgcatagattaccccaatgtcacctccggaatccgtgagttgagtgccaaaacatatatcaagtgaatcaatacaataccccattgtcaccacgagtattcaattgcaagacacatatcaagtgttctcaaatccataaaagtattcaatccgataacaatgaaatctcaaaggaaaaaactcaattcatcacaacaagatagagagccgggaaaacaccatatgacccgactatattaacaaagcccgcgatacatcaagatcgtgacatctcaagaacacgagagagagagagagagattaaacacatagatactggtacaaaccctcagccccgagggtggactactgcctcctcatcatggtgtacactcacaaacacattagtgccttagtgattttggtgtattgaagacttataggttaaggaactaatgtgtttgtgagtgtacacatgtctataagtctatgaggagtttgatatttacagagaaagtcgacccctaaaaatgaatgtcttcgactgaagacttcgGATTTCTAaaggctttctgaagactttgaaagtgaagaaattggtgtgaccatgaagacttggtattcatatgaggaacatgaagcgtgaagacttttgttttcgtagtttcattttctatttcttgagtcataggaaacaccgtactgttaaagggggtcgaggaaaagctaaggaaaaatttccaagtgatgctcatctcaaaatcctacacctaccaatcccttcgagtaaagccattggaaatctcatgcagctcagtcaatttcttcagtgacagagacgaagttcttctagtctctgaggaatttgttctgactgaggagttaggaattcgccagtgcggattgcctacaagtaaggaatatgatagccctgaggaacttgatagtcaaatttccgaccgttgttgtgctatgtgccagctgtcccaaaatatcttacccacctaacggtcatatcattgaagggcatttatgtcttatcatgtcgggttgctccctaggctataaatagcctccccctacaaccactagctggttggctgctctgagagaaactgacacttgtcatttgagagcatcccatcctccgaggactttgagcgaaaatcatcaagtgaggaaaacccaaaccgaaacacctacaaacccaaagtgattgagcatcactgaagagattgatcctgcgtggatccgacgcttgttacctttgaagactgtgcatcttctagacggttaggcgtcatggtctgagcatccaagaggaaattgtggatcgccgagtgaccgagtttgtgaaggtttggaagtcacctgaagacttaccacgagtgattgggcgaggtctgtgtgaccttagctcaaggagaatacggtgaggactgtgtgtcctcaggtttaaatacctagccgctccaaccagacgtacaactgtcacagcagttggaactgatCTACCAAATTATtttcttcaccaagcctactagttctatttcctcaacccttccatttcctcattactgtgttgtgtgcttattcatatctatttgaagactttgactgaagacttcctcaatttcctcagttcaatttcttcagtctgtttgttttcatcctgttttatcctatgcttacgcttcctgtactctgtgtctgttttcatttcatcatgatgtccatgtttatgttatgtcatgtatgcatctgagtacttattccactgcaagtagttcttcacttaggaatttcctcaccctgaaattccttagtgaagaattcataaaaatcgcctattcacccccctctagtcagacttaacgcactttcaattggtatcagagcaaggtactcccttgttctgtgtgattttggtttaaccgcctggagttttagttatgtcgaccgcaggtatgatcaaggtctctgctgggtgtcctacctttgaTGGGGCGGACTACCcttactggaagaataagatgcgaatgcatcttgaggcaattgataacgatctctggtatgttgtggaaaatggtgttccctctgtcactcctaccatcaacactgctgacgtgaagagattcaagcaactcgactctcaagcaaagagcatcatatgtggccatttgagcaaagggcagtatggcagaatgagtgctttggagacagctaagcttatctgggataggctttccaaggtcaatgaaggagtcccaacacagcgtgactctcgatttgacgttcttcgcaatctcttcaaccgtttcgaaagactcgacaatgaaaatgttcagcaaaccttcgatcgcctcactgacatctcaaatgagcttcaagcacttggtgccactgacatcaccaaccatgaggtggtgaagaaattgctgagatcgcttgattcctcatttgacactctggcactgatgatacaagaacgtggagactacaagtcatttgatcccgctgatatc contains:
- the LOC109771947 gene encoding uncharacterized protein; its protein translation is MKIEKANAGHLTNFEVLDFLRKRGAKTDPMGCLGAVAASECKVYEYLLKTPACNQTRESVTEFASTCEGFKLTDADKQNIINWRPTSAADVYAMVEECGKRFCKDERGVPQDEEDRAKELVALVNEIFPAPPAKPKDEVDMKPEDEVDAKPEDEVDMDMKDS